One Urocitellus parryii isolate mUroPar1 chromosome 9, mUroPar1.hap1, whole genome shotgun sequence DNA segment encodes these proteins:
- the Ldaf1 gene encoding lipid droplet assembly factor 1 isoform X2 — protein sequence MAKEEPTSTLKDLQELQKKLSLLLESFQNNSKVVAFMKSPVGQYLDRHPFLALTLLVFIAVSAVPVGFFLLLVVFTSLAALVGVILLEGLVISVGGLSLLCVLCGLGFVSVALSGTIMVSYMVVSSLISFWFSPRLLIQQNPSTDCQLAMKAADFEGLYQE from the exons ATGGCCAAAGAGGAGCCCACCAGTACCTTAAAGGACTTGCAGGAGCTGCAGAAGAAGCTGTCTTTGCTGCTAGAGTCCTTCCAGAATAACTCAAAG GTGGTTGCCTTCATGAAGTCTCCGGTGGGTCAGTACTTGGACAGGCATCCCTTTCTGGCCCTCACTTTGCTGGTGTTCATTGCTGTGTCGGCTGTACCTGTTGGGTTCTTCCTGCTCCTGGTGGTGTTCACCTCCTTGGCTGCTCTCGTGGGGGTCATCTTGCTGGAAG GACTAGTCATCTCTGTGGGTGGCCTTTCACTGCTTTGTGTCCTCTGTGGCTTGGGCTTTGTATCAGTCGCATTGTCGGGGACAATCATGGTGTCCTACATGGTGGTGTCCAGCCTCATCAGCTTCTGGTTTTCTCCCAG GCTGCTGATACAGCAGAACCCCAGCACCGACTGTCAGTTGGCTATGAAGGCCGCAGACTTCGAGGGGCTCTACCAGGAGTGA
- the Ldaf1 gene encoding lipid droplet assembly factor 1 isoform X1, with the protein MAKEEPTSTLKDLQELQKKLSLLLESFQNNSKFCPDALSLLHPTLKVVAFMKSPVGQYLDRHPFLALTLLVFIAVSAVPVGFFLLLVVFTSLAALVGVILLEGLVISVGGLSLLCVLCGLGFVSVALSGTIMVSYMVVSSLISFWFSPRLLIQQNPSTDCQLAMKAADFEGLYQE; encoded by the exons ATGGCCAAAGAGGAGCCCACCAGTACCTTAAAGGACTTGCAGGAGCTGCAGAAGAAGCTGTCTTTGCTGCTAGAGTCCTTCCAGAATAACTCAAAG TTCTGCCCAGATGCCCTCAGTCTGCTTCATCCCACCCTCAAG GTGGTTGCCTTCATGAAGTCTCCGGTGGGTCAGTACTTGGACAGGCATCCCTTTCTGGCCCTCACTTTGCTGGTGTTCATTGCTGTGTCGGCTGTACCTGTTGGGTTCTTCCTGCTCCTGGTGGTGTTCACCTCCTTGGCTGCTCTCGTGGGGGTCATCTTGCTGGAAG GACTAGTCATCTCTGTGGGTGGCCTTTCACTGCTTTGTGTCCTCTGTGGCTTGGGCTTTGTATCAGTCGCATTGTCGGGGACAATCATGGTGTCCTACATGGTGGTGTCCAGCCTCATCAGCTTCTGGTTTTCTCCCAG GCTGCTGATACAGCAGAACCCCAGCACCGACTGTCAGTTGGCTATGAAGGCCGCAGACTTCGAGGGGCTCTACCAGGAGTGA